The Candidatus Desulfofervidus auxilii DNA segment NNNNNNNNNNNNNNNNNNNNNNNNNNNNNNNNNNNNNNNNNNNNNNNNNNNNNNNNNNNNNNNNNNNNNNNNNNNNNNNNNNNNNNNNNNNNNNNNNNNNNNNNNNNNNNNNNNNNNNNNNNNNNNNNNNNNNNNNNNNNNNNNNNNNNTGCAAACTTTCCAACTTGCAACTTTGTAAACGTGCTAACGTTCCAATTTGACAGAAGGCGATTTTGCATTTTTCAATTTGCATTCTGCATTCTGCATTGAGCCATTGCGCTTAACATTTGGATCTCCGTTAAAATTACTTTGACGAAGTCCTAGCGTGAAGAGTAAAGTGTTAAAAAAGACACGACTCCTCTTTATTTTATACAAACCCTTCTAACTTCCTTTATGTCAGTATAGCCTTTAAAGACCTTTTGAATACCATCTTGCTTTAAGGTAGTCATGCCGGCTAGAATGGCAGCTTTTCTTATTTCTTCAGTAGGGGCTTTTTTCTTAATGAGGGTTTTAATCTCATCATTATTTATAAGCAACTCATGAATCCCCATCCGTCCTTTGTAACCCGTGCCTCCACAAATATCACAACCTTTAGCCCGATAAAGGGTTAAATTTTTATTGTATTTTATGCCTGTGCGGTCAAAATATGCTTTACCATATTCCTCAACTATTTCCTCAAATTCTTCTTTACTGGGATGATAAGCTTCTTTACATCTACACAGGGTTCGCACCAGTCTTTGAGCTAGAATGCCCAAAAGAGAGTCTGAGAAATTGTGGGGGTCTAATTTCATTTCCAGTAATCTAGTTATGGTTTCAGGGGCACTGTTAGTATGAAGGGTAGAAAATACTAAGTGTCCAGTAAGAGAGGCCTCTATGCCAGTGAGGGCTGTTTCTTCGTCCCTCATTTCCCCAATCATGATTACATCTGGGTCGGCTCTTAAAAATGACCTCATGAGACGGGCAAAGGTAAGGCCTATTTTGGGATGGACTTCTACCTGTCTGAGACCAGGCTGGGTAATCTCTACTGGGTCTTCAGCTGTCCAGATTTTTCTATCAGGTGTATTTATGTAATATAAGGCAGAGTGCAAAGTAGTGGTTTTACCAGAACCCGTGGGTCCTACTACCAATACTAGACCATAAGGTTGAGAGACAATCTCTTTAAACTTCTTAAGATTTTCTTCAGACATACCTATTTCATTTAATTTTAGCGGAATTCCAGTGTGAAGCAATCTTAATACAGCATCTTCATTGCCACCTACCGTAGGTATAGTGGCTACACGCAATTCCAAAAGGGTTTTTCCTTTCTGCCTAAATTTTATCTTTCCATCCTGAGGAAGCCTTTTTTCAGCAATATCTAATTTGGACATAATTTTGATTCTAGAAATCACAGCTTTGGTAAAACTGTTTGGTATTTGAATATATGGCTGACAGACTCCATCAATCCTGAACCTGACCTGGGTAATCTTATTTGAAGGCGATGGCTCTATATGGATATCTGATGCCTTTTTCCGCCAGGCATCTAAAATCATTTGATTTACAAATTGAACTACCCGACTATCTGTTTCGTCAATCTCCTCTGTTTCTGAAACTAACTCTTCTTCTGTTATTCCCTCTTCTTCTACATCTGCTACTAAGTCTTGAATAGAACTTCCTCTTTGTTGTCCCCAAAAATAGTCCACGAAACTTTCTATATCTTCTTTGGTACTTACTACCAATTCAATATTTGGTGTCTGCAATAAATTTTTAATTATATCTACACGGGATAAGTCATGCGGGTTATCAATAGCTACTATTACCTTATTATTTTCCCTTTTTAGAGGAACCCAGTGATTATATTTTAAATATTGATACTTTAATTCCTTTATCAAATCCAAGGGGATAGGGATATTAGGGTCAAAGGAAACAAAAGGACAGCCAAAAAACAAAGAAAGGGCCTCTAAGATGTCTTTTTTACGAACCTTATATTTCTGCATAAGGATAAATTCAACACTTTTCTTTTCCTTTTCAGCCTCCGCTTGGGCCTTTTCTAAATCTTCTTTTTTAATAACACCTTTTTGAAGGAGATAATCAAATTTAGTGCCACTTTTTACTTTGGTAGATAAAGATTGTATTTTTTGTTTCAGGTCTGGAAATTGCTCCTTATTTTTAATTTGTTTCAAATAAGATAAGGCTTTGCCATAGATATTTATTCTTTCATATAAATTGGCTAATTTATATTTAATTTCCTCTTTTTTTTCAAAAGAAAGAGTGTCTTTACTGGTTAAAATTTCTTCTAAAAATTTAATAGCACTTAATTTTAAGCCTTGTTTTTCATAACAATAAACAATATTTGAAATGCAATCTTCTATTTTATAATCTGCATTAAGTGCCTTTTTAAATTCCTCTACTGCTTCTTTAAACAGCTTTATATCTTTTAACACCAAAGCCTTTTGGTATATTTCTGAAGGATTTTCTGATTCTAAAATAGGGAAGGGAACTACATTATCTTGGTCTTTGATATTATTTTCAATATTTTCAATTTTTTCTTCTAATAACTTCTTTTGAGCCTCAACTTCAGGAGTAACAGGCATTTCTTCCAGATTTTTTAGCAAGTTTATATAAATCTTCTTTGCATCAGTATATAGACCCTGCTCATAACAAACTTCAGCTTCTTTCAAAAGAGAGGCAAATTCAGTTTGGTCTAAAATATTTTCTCTTTCCACAGACATTATTTATTCCCCCTTTAAAAGATAAGCAGGATTGATCAAATAAGCCATACCTTTTGGGGTTTCAATTTCTGCTTCTATTTCTTTCTCCCCTATTTTATTACCTGTTTCAGAAAGATAAGGTTTTTCAAAAATCATTTTATTTAAAAATAAAATACCATATTTTCCATTATATTGCAACAAAACTGCCGTATTGTATACAGTGTCTTCTGTTTGCTCCCATGAGAGTTTTAATACAGGAACTTCTAGGTTTTTTAAATCCTTTTCTTTTAAATTTTTCAGCTCACCCTTCATATTCTTACTTAGTTTTCGCCAAAAAGACTTAAATTCCTTAAGCAAGATAGAATCTCTTTGAATGAGACTTTTGGCTTTCTTAGGAGAAACAGGATAAATGTTAGCTATATTATTTAGAGGTAAGGCTATTAGTTTTTCTTCTAAGGAAAAAACTAAAACATAAGGCCATGTTTCTGAAACAGGAAGTTCTTTGGTTTCTGACTCTTCAGGGATTTCTGTTTTTAATTCAGGTTGTGGTGGGGCTTCTTTAATTTGAGGTTTCTCTTCTATTGGTTCTGGTTCAACTTTTCTCTCTGAGACTGCTTCTTTTTGTTGAATAAAAATGTTTTCTAAGTGTGTAATCTTCTCTTTTAGCAAATCAAATTCTGACTTAAATGTTTCCATGATTACAAACTTAGCATTTATTTCTTCTATTTGTTTCAAAAAATCGGAAATTTTAGCATTAAGATGTTGAATCGGGCTAATAGTTTGTTCTACTTTACTTTCTAAAGTATCATTTAGAGATTGAATAAGTCCTTTCAGCATAGAAAAGCCTGTTTCTATTCTATTTGTTAATTCTTCAGGCACAGGAGTTGCTGCTGAAGCAACGGGTGTTTCTGGTTGAACCCGAGGCATTTCTGTCAGAGGACGTTCTTTAGCTTGGACTTCTGGTTTAATTTCACGAGTTTCTGTAGGCACCACTTCTTCGGGAGCAACTTCTGGAGGTTTTGGCGGCTTTGCTTCTTCGGCCTGTACAGCCTTTTTTATACTGGGTATTTTATCCCGTAACTGAATAAATAAAGTGTAAACTTTTCTTACCTTTTGCCTTTTTTCCCTTTCAGGCAAAGCAGTAGTATTTATTTCTTTGAATGTTTTAGCTATCTTACCTAATATATTAAGGGTATCTGATGGTGCTAACTCTTTTGAGATAGTAAGAAACTTAGTAATACTTCCCATCATAGCAAGTAAAATGTTACTAAATTTATCTGCATAAGCACCCTTTAACTCTTCAATAGTTTTCCTAAGGTTACTCAAATCCTTATCACTAAATTCCCAATCTAGACTTAAAATAGATTCTTCAAGCCGTGAAATACGAGGGTCAATTTCTGAAGGTGTCTCTGAAAAGAGCTCATCTATAGCGGAAAATGCCTCCTCTTCTATTTTTTTCAAATCCAATTCTTTTTCTTCTTTTTCTTCCATTTTTAAACCTCTTTTTAAAGAGTTATTTTCTATTTTATCTATAAAACCCCTTTATCTTAAGGTGTTTAATAATCTCCTCTACCTTTTTTTGCTTATGTCTGAGTTTTTTTTGAATCCTTTTTTCTTCTTTTGATACCTTTGTTTTTTCAATATGACATCTATCACATTCTATAGTAGGTACATCGGCTGGGAGATATATTTCCTTTATCCTTTTGTGGCAACCCCAACATTTCATATGATAGGCAATAGTAAGTTCTTGTTTGGTCTTGCCATGACAATCTGAACATTCCTGTACTTCTCTTTTAGGGGTCCAGATATTTTGGCCATTTTTATATAAGTGGTGACAAGAATTACATGTTACCTGGTATTCTTCAGCATGGAGTTCATGAGAAAACCAAACAGGAGGATGTCTGTATGGACCAAATTGTTCAAATTTGGAATCTCTTATCTCTAATAACTCAACTGGGGGTTTTTGTTGGGCATATACTTGTACCACAATCAGGACAATTGCAGATATTAGCAATATAAAATAATATTTTCTCATTTTTTCCCCTTTTATAAAGTTGTCCTCCTTTGTAATCTTTGAATGGCCTTTCTCAAGCTTACCTGCATTCTCCTTAAGGCATCAGCCAAATCCCCAATTTCATCAGTAGAAGTGATTTCAATAGGAACATTTAGTTCGCCTAAACTAATTCTGTTTGCTACATCAGTTAAGTGCAAAACAGGCTTGGTCATTCGCATAGCAAAGACAATGGCTAAAGAGATTACTATTACTATAGTAACAATTCCACCCAAAAAGAATTCCCATAAAAACCTTTTTTGAGTTGAAACAAGGATAGATTTTAATTCTTTTAAGGGAGCTTCTATTTCTTTAGTATAAATGGCAGTTGCTACCATTAAGGGTGTATTGGGAATAGGCATAACTACCATGAATTTTCTTTCTATCCGCCCATCTGGTTCTTTCCAAAAATAGTAACCTCTACTAAAACGTTCTCCTGATTTTGGCCCTTGAACGATACGCCAAAAATCAGGGTTTTTCTTGGCCATGGATGTCAATTCTGTCCCAACCAACTTGGGATTGGGATGTAAAAAATAGGTTATTTTCCCTGCTTCTTTCATAAGCAAAAATGAATAACCAGTCTTTCCTACTGTTTGAACGCCATTTTGAAGAAGCACAGGGTCGTATTGCCACTCATCCCAATTAACTTTCCCTCTGGTTTTTCTTGTTATTTGTGTTTGGAAATATAGTTGAATCATTTTCATGATGTCTTCAGCCTTTTGCTCTACCAAGACTTCAGCCGAACTTCTTAAACTTTGTTCTGCTTGGATGGATGCAAATTGATTTATTTTAGTGATGTGATAATAACCTGCACCAGTAGCTAATAATAAAGGAATAATAGAAATGGCTAAAAATACTAAAATGAACTTTGTTCTAAGACTCATAACTTCCTCCTATTCCTATATGCGTTTTAATATTTCTAGCATCTTTTTTTGAAAAATTATTTTTTTATTTGGGTCATCAATTTCTTTTGAAATGCGTTCAAGAATAATAGAAATCTTATCATAAGGAAATCTTTCTTTTATCTCTTCTAAGTTTTCTATTTCATCATCAATCACAGCCTCAGCAATAGGTCCAATAAGGGTAGCTAGTTCGGTCTTTAAGGTTTTCCAGAAGAGGGGGGGGATATATTTTTGTTCTTTTTCTTGTGGCATTATTTCTTCTTTATCTTGAAGTTTAGCCAATCCCTGCTTTTCTAATTTATTAGCTATTTTAAATACCTGGTTGATATCCATCCCAATTTCCTTAGCAATTTTAGACAGACTTAGTTGTTTTTGACTTAAGGCAATAACCATCCACTCTTGGGGTTGTAAACTTACTTCCTTTCCTTTAGGAATCAAAGAAAGGACTTTGTTTTGCAATGCTCTTGTTGAAACACTAGCTTGTAATTCTGTATTAAGTTTTTCTAAAATACTTTTTGTGTCTTCATCAAAGTGACGTTGAGATGTGGTCAGTTCATCTTGAAAGCTAAAATCGCCTTGAGTTAAGGCTGTTAATTTCAAAAGGGCTTCATACCCCTTTTTTTCTTCAAAGTTGGCTGCATATATTTCTCCTCGCTTTAAAAAGACAAAACCCTGTTCTTTGTCTGTTTTAAGCGATAATCTCCCAGAATGCTTAGCTTTAGTTAATAAAGACAATAGGTCTATTACATTTATTTGACTAAGGTTTCCTTTTAATACCTCTACCATCTGTTTTTACCAAAACTTCAATTTTTTTAAACCCTTACTTTTTCTAGATACCCATTCATTTAATGTTACTGTTACTTCCATACGCAATAAGGCTAAAGGAATATCTCTTTTTACCCAGATCACTATCCAATCTTTATTTACTTTTTTAAAAAGAAGAAAATCAGATTCAAATACACAACCAACTTCTTCTTTAAACATTCTATCCTCAAAAAGCTTAGATAATTTAGGTAAAATATCTTTTAATTGTCTGGTGGTATTTATATCCAGAGGGATATTTAAAAATTCTTTAATTTTTTTATTATTCCACCACCAAACCCCCTTTACCTTATCCATACTTGCCATTTTTCTCAAAGCTTCTTCCATTTCAAATTCCCAAGAGAGAAGATAAACCTGTGTTTTCTATAAAGATTTTATATTTTTGTTTTAAATAACTTGCTTCTTGAACTATCTTTTTCTCTAAATCCTTGTTGTGTTTAATTATTTCTGTACACACTTCTTTCAAGGCTTCTAATAACTCTTTTTCTGAGGCATCTCCATAAAAAGCAATTTTTCCTTCTTTATATTCAAATTCATTGGCAAATGGGTCTAAAAAGGGATACTTCTCAGCCTTTTCTACACCCTTTTGACGCCATAAAAGGGAAAAATTTTTTTCACCTATAATTTTCTCCAATACAGCTAGATATTCTTGAAAAAAATTGGTGATGTTCTCTAAATTTATGTTTGTGGATATTTGTTCTAAAGGTAATTTATAAACATTAAAAACAGCTTCTGAAGTACGTTCTGTAATCTCAGGAAGATGAGCTTCTCCTTTTTCAAATAACCAATTTTTCCAAGAACTACAAGTCCCTATTACTATCCCATTTTGAAAATAGATAAAACTTTTTTCATTTCCAGAGAGGATGATTTCAGCCCAGCCGGTTATTTCTTCTCTTTTTAATTTATGTAAAAGTCTGATCAAATCTGTGAAATCAGTGCTCAAATTGGGATAAAGGATTTCTGCAGTTACTAAATTAGCCCAAAAGGGAGCTGTTTCTTCAGGGAGGCGATAAACATTAACAATTCCCTCATTAATATTACTTAATATTCCTTCTAAAGATAAAAATTTATACTCGTTATTAAGTATTTCAAAAGTATTAATGACTTGGCCATGGTCTAAAAAAATCAAGCATTCTTTTTCTGAAGTCTTAATTTGAATATAGCCTGTAAATAAATCATTCTTTAGAAAATTAATAAAATTACTTAGATTCAAATAAGAAGTATGAAGATTTTCATGGTAAACTTCAAATTGGGGTAAAAACAAACTTAATCCTCCTTAACAATTTCTTTGATTTTAAAAATAAGTTCTTCTAATCCTACATGGGGGAGTAAGTTGATTTTTATTATG contains these protein-coding regions:
- a CDS encoding ATPase, T2SS/T4P/T4SS family, whose product is MSVERENILDQTEFASLLKEAEVCYEQGLYTDAKKIYINLLKNLEEMPVTPEVEAQKKLLEEKIENIENNIKDQDNVVPFPILESENPSEIYQKALVLKDIKLFKEAVEEFKKALNADYKIEDCISNIVYCYEKQGLKLSAIKFLEEILTSKDTLSFEKKEEIKYKLANLYERINIYGKALSYLKQIKNKEQFPDLKQKIQSLSTKVKSGTKFDYLLQKGVIKKEDLEKAQAEAEKEKKSVEFILMQKYKVRKKDILEALSLFFGCPFVSFDPNIPIPLDLIKELKYQYLKYNHWVPLKRENNKVIVAIDNPHDLSRVDIIKNLLQTPNIELVVSTKEDIESFVDYFWGQQRGSSIQDLVADVEEEGITEEELVSETEEIDETDSRVVQFVNQMILDAWRKKASDIHIEPSPSNKITQVRFRIDGVCQPYIQIPNSFTKAVISRIKIMSKLDIAEKRLPQDGKIKFRQKGKTLLELRVATIPTVGGNEDAVLRLLHTGIPLKLNEIGMSEENLKKFKEIVSQPYGLVLVVGPTGSGKTTTLHSALYYINTPDRKIWTAEDPVEITQPGLRQVEVHPKIGLTFARLMRSFLRADPDVIMIGEMRDEETALTGIEASLTGHLVFSTLHTNSAPETITRLLEMKLDPHNFSDSLLGILAQRLVRTLCRCKEAYHPSKEEFEEIVEEYGKAYFDRTGIKYNKNLTLYRAKGCDICGGTGYKGRMGIHELLINNDEIKTLIKKKAPTEEIRKAAILAGMTTLKQDGIQKVFKGYTDIKEVRRVCIK
- a CDS encoding cytochrome c3 family protein, with product MRKYYFILLISAIVLIVVQVYAQQKPPVELLEIRDSKFEQFGPYRHPPVWFSHELHAEEYQVTCNSCHHLYKNGQNIWTPKREVQECSDCHGKTKQELTIAYHMKCWGCHKRIKEIYLPADVPTIECDRCHIEKTKVSKEEKRIQKKLRHKQKKVEEIIKHLKIKGFYR
- a CDS encoding HAMP domain-containing protein, with the protein product MSLRTKFILVFLAISIIPLLLATGAGYYHITKINQFASIQAEQSLRSSAEVLVEQKAEDIMKMIQLYFQTQITRKTRGKVNWDEWQYDPVLLQNGVQTVGKTGYSFLLMKEAGKITYFLHPNPKLVGTELTSMAKKNPDFWRIVQGPKSGERFSRGYYFWKEPDGRIERKFMVVMPIPNTPLMVATAIYTKEIEAPLKELKSILVSTQKRFLWEFFLGGIVTIVIVISLAIVFAMRMTKPVLHLTDVANRISLGELNVPIEITSTDEIGDLADALRRMQVSLRKAIQRLQRRTTL
- a CDS encoding DUF4388 domain-containing protein, translated to MVEVLKGNLSQINVIDLLSLLTKAKHSGRLSLKTDKEQGFVFLKRGEIYAANFEEKKGYEALLKLTALTQGDFSFQDELTTSQRHFDEDTKSILEKLNTELQASVSTRALQNKVLSLIPKGKEVSLQPQEWMVIALSQKQLSLSKIAKEIGMDINQVFKIANKLEKQGLAKLQDKEEIMPQEKEQKYIPPLFWKTLKTELATLIGPIAEAVIDDEIENLEEIKERFPYDKISIILERISKEIDDPNKKIIFQKKMLEILKRI